One Pygocentrus nattereri isolate fPygNat1 chromosome 23, fPygNat1.pri, whole genome shotgun sequence genomic window carries:
- the srsf7a gene encoding serine and arginine rich splicing factor 7a isoform X1 has product MIVYLWMSHEKRRSFAHLGFRLGMSYSSRSTVDCKVYVGDLGNGAAKGELERAFSYYGPLRSVWVARNPPGFAFVEFEDSRDAEDAVKGMDGKVLCGTRIRVEMSNGMSRKSRFGRPSRRQFDPNDRCYQCGECGHYAYDCYRYNKRGSRRSRSRSRSRGRRYSRSRSNERRYRSPSYSRRRSRSPSAGRSRSRSPVRRDRSPARRSRSPARRSRTPVRRSSRSRSRSRSGSRQSARSASRSRSRSRSPSSKRDSRSRSASPRASPTPDAD; this is encoded by the exons atgattgtttacctctggatgagccatgAGAAGCGTCGTTCTTTTGCGCATTTGG GTTTCAGATTAGGGATGTCTTACTCGTCACGGAGTACGGTCGACTGCAAGGTCTACGTGGGGGACCTGGGAAATGGCGCAGCAAAGGGTGAGTTGGAGAGGGCGTTCAGCTACTACGGGCCGCTGCGAAGTGTTTGGGTGGCGCGCAACCCGCCAGGTTTCGCCTTTGTGGAGTTCGAGGATTCCAGAGACGCCGAGGACGCCGTGAAGGGGATGGATGGAAA GGTGCTCTGCGGGACCCGCATCCGCGTTGAAATGTCGAACGGAATGTCCCGGAAGTCTCGCTTTGGTCGGCCGAGCCGCAGACAGTTCGATCCAAATGACCGTTGCTACCAGTGTGGAGAATGTGGCCACTACGCCTACGACTGCTACCGCTACAACAAGAGAGGCAGCCGGCGCAGCAG GTCTCGGTCCAGGTCCCGTGGTCGCCGCTACTCTCGCAGCCGTAGCAATGAGCG GAGATACCGTTCCCCATCCTACTCCAGGCGAAGGAGCAG GTCACCATCCGCGGGCCGGTCCAGATCCAGGTCGCCAGTCCGGCGGGATCGTTCCCCCGCGCGCAGGTCCAGAAGCCCTGCTAGGAGGTCCAGAACGCCCGTCCGCAGGAGCAG TCGTTCCCGCTCTCGTTCCCGCTCCGGCTCCAGACAGAGTGCGCGCAGCGCGTCCAGGTCCCGCTCCCGTTCCCGCTCCCCCAGCAGCAAAAGAGACAG cCGTTCTAGGTCTGCCAGCCCGAGAGCCAGCCCCACACCAGACGCTGACTGA
- the srsf7a gene encoding serine and arginine rich splicing factor 7a isoform X2, whose product MSYSSRSTVDCKVYVGDLGNGAAKGELERAFSYYGPLRSVWVARNPPGFAFVEFEDSRDAEDAVKGMDGKVLCGTRIRVEMSNGMSRKSRFGRPSRRQFDPNDRCYQCGECGHYAYDCYRYNKRGSRRSRSRSRSRGRRYSRSRSNERRYRSPSYSRRRSRSPSAGRSRSRSPVRRDRSPARRSRSPARRSRTPVRRSSRSRSRSRSGSRQSARSASRSRSRSRSPSSKRDSRSRSASPRASPTPDAD is encoded by the exons ATGTCTTACTCGTCACGGAGTACGGTCGACTGCAAGGTCTACGTGGGGGACCTGGGAAATGGCGCAGCAAAGGGTGAGTTGGAGAGGGCGTTCAGCTACTACGGGCCGCTGCGAAGTGTTTGGGTGGCGCGCAACCCGCCAGGTTTCGCCTTTGTGGAGTTCGAGGATTCCAGAGACGCCGAGGACGCCGTGAAGGGGATGGATGGAAA GGTGCTCTGCGGGACCCGCATCCGCGTTGAAATGTCGAACGGAATGTCCCGGAAGTCTCGCTTTGGTCGGCCGAGCCGCAGACAGTTCGATCCAAATGACCGTTGCTACCAGTGTGGAGAATGTGGCCACTACGCCTACGACTGCTACCGCTACAACAAGAGAGGCAGCCGGCGCAGCAG GTCTCGGTCCAGGTCCCGTGGTCGCCGCTACTCTCGCAGCCGTAGCAATGAGCG GAGATACCGTTCCCCATCCTACTCCAGGCGAAGGAGCAG GTCACCATCCGCGGGCCGGTCCAGATCCAGGTCGCCAGTCCGGCGGGATCGTTCCCCCGCGCGCAGGTCCAGAAGCCCTGCTAGGAGGTCCAGAACGCCCGTCCGCAGGAGCAG TCGTTCCCGCTCTCGTTCCCGCTCCGGCTCCAGACAGAGTGCGCGCAGCGCGTCCAGGTCCCGCTCCCGTTCCCGCTCCCCCAGCAGCAAAAGAGACAG cCGTTCTAGGTCTGCCAGCCCGAGAGCCAGCCCCACACCAGACGCTGACTGA
- the hnrnpl gene encoding heterogeneous nuclear ribonucleoprotein L isoform X4 — translation MAAAAGRYYSEGGRATKRQKTDSDGMATEGYVDPHKTLPSLVVHVRGLIDGITESDLVEALREFGTISYVVLMPNKRQALVEYEDMSGSCNAVTYANDNQVYIAGRPCYINYSTSQKISRPGDSSDAPSVNNILLFTIMNPIYPITTDVLYTICNNCGPVQRIVIFRKNGVQAMVEFDSVQSAQRAKASLNGADIYSGCCTLKIEYAKPTRLNVFKNDQDTWDYTNPGLSGQDADSDGNWNNSQDPNANPNKRQRQPALLGDHPPEYGGPQSGYGHYDDTYGPPPPHYEGRRMGPPMGRGRGGPRYGGPQYGHGPPPEYASQADSPVIMVYGLDPYKINADRIFNIFCLYGNVERVKFMKSKPGAAMVEMGDCYAVERAISHLNHTMLFNQKLNICVSKQQAIIPGQSYQLEDGSSSFKDFHGSRNNRFTSPEQAAKNRIQRPSNVLHFFNGQPDSSTEIFNQICDELGLKPPTNVKLFTGKSERSASGLLEWETVNDAMEALSMMNHYQMKNPSGPYPYTLKLCFSTAQNAN, via the exons ATGGCTGCAGCAGCAGGGCGCTACTACAGCGAGGGCGGCAGAGCGaccaaaagacagaaaacagacagcGACGGAATGGCCACG GAGGGGTACGTTGACCCCCATAAGACCCTGCCTTCTCTGGTGGTGCACGTGAGGGGGCTGATCGACGGCATCACAGAATCTGACCTGGTGGAGGCGCTGCGGGAGTTTGGCACCATCAG CTACGTGGTGCTGATGCCGAACAAGCGCCAGGCTCTGGTGGAGTACGAGGACATGAGTGGCTCGTGTAACGCGGTGACGTACGCTAATGATAACCAGGTGTACATCGCGGGGCGACCCTGCTACATCAACTACTCCACCAGCCAGAAGATCTCACGGCCTGGAGACTCAAGCGACGCGCCCAGCGTCAACAACATCCTGCTGTTCACTATCATGAACCCCATCTACCCGATCACCACG GATGTGCTGTACACCATCTGCAATAACTGCGGCCCAGTGCAGAGGATCGTGATCTTCAGGAAGAACGGAGTGCAGGCCATGGTTGA GTTTGACTCCGTCCAGAGTGCTCAAAGAGCTAAAGCATCTCTAAATGGAGCCGACATCTACTCTGGTTGCTGCACCCTCAAAATCGAGTATGCTAAG CCAACTCGTCTCAATGTGTTCAAGAATGACCAGGACACTTGGGACTACACTAATCCTGGTCTCAGTGGCCAAG ATGCTGATTCAGACGGCAATTGGAACAATTCTcaag ACCCCAATGCTAACCCAAACAAGCGCCAGAGGCAGCCAGCCCTGCTCGGGGACCACCCGCCAGAATATG GTGGACCTCAGAGTGGCTACGGTCACTATGATGACACATATGGCCCCCCTCCCCCTCATTATGAGGGACGACGCATGGGCCCACCTATGGGCCGGGGCCGTGGGGGTCCCCGCTATGGGGGTCCGCAGTACGGACACGGCCCTCCGCCAGAATATGCCTCTCAGGCAGACTCTCCTGTTATTATGGTGTACGGCCTCGACCCCTACAAGATCAACGCTGACCGGATCTTCAATATTTTTTGTCTCTATGGCAACGTAGAGAGG GTGAAGTTCATGAAGAGCAAACCCGGTGCTGCGATGGTGGAGATGGGAGACTGTTATGCGGTAGAGAGAGCCATCTCTCACCTCAACCACACCATGCTGTTCAACCAGAAACTCAACATCTG TGTGTCAAAGCAGCAGGCCATCATACCGGGCCAGTCATACCAGCTGGAGGACGGCAGCAGCAGCTTCAAGGATTTCCACGGCAGCCGGAACAACCGCTTCACCTCCCCGGAGCAGGCGGCCAAGAACCGCATCCAGCGGCCCAGCAACGTGCTGCACTTCTTCAACGGCCAGCCGGACAGCTCTACCGAGATTTTCAACCAG ATCTGTGACGAGCTTGGACTAAAGCCCCCCACCAACGTCAAGCTTTTCACGGGGAAGA GTGAGAGGAGTGCGTCTGGACTGTTGGAATGGGAGACGGTGAACGATGCTATGGAAGCTCTCTCGATGATGAACCACTACCAGATGAAAAACCCAA GTGGGCCGTACCCATACACCCTTAAACTGTGCTTCTccactgcacagaacgctaacTGA
- the hnrnpl gene encoding heterogeneous nuclear ribonucleoprotein L isoform X3 gives MAAAAGRYYSEGGRATKRQKTDSDGMATEGYVDPHKTLPSLVVHVRGLIDGITESDLVEALREFGTISYVVLMPNKRQALVEYEDMSGSCNAVTYANDNQVYIAGRPCYINYSTSQKISRPGDSSDAPSVNNILLFTIMNPIYPITTDVLYTICNNCGPVQRIVIFRKNGVQAMVEFDSVQSAQRAKASLNGADIYSGCCTLKIEYAKPTRLNVFKNDQDTWDYTNPGLSGQDADSDGNWNNSQDPNANPNKRQRQPALLGDHPPEYGGPQSGYGHYDDTYGPPPPHYEGRRMGPPMGRGRGGPRYGGPQYGHGPPPEYASQADSPVIMVYGLDPYKINADRIFNIFCLYGNVERVKFMKSKPGAAMVEMGDCYAVERAISHLNHTMLFNQKLNICVSKQQAIIPGQSYQLEDGSSSFKDFHGSRNNRFTSPEQAAKNRIQRPSNVLHFFNGQPDSSTEIFNQICDELGLKPPTNVKLFTGKSGSVGERSASGLLEWETVNDAMEALSMMNHYQMKNPSGPYPYTLKLCFSTAQNAN, from the exons ATGGCTGCAGCAGCAGGGCGCTACTACAGCGAGGGCGGCAGAGCGaccaaaagacagaaaacagacagcGACGGAATGGCCACG GAGGGGTACGTTGACCCCCATAAGACCCTGCCTTCTCTGGTGGTGCACGTGAGGGGGCTGATCGACGGCATCACAGAATCTGACCTGGTGGAGGCGCTGCGGGAGTTTGGCACCATCAG CTACGTGGTGCTGATGCCGAACAAGCGCCAGGCTCTGGTGGAGTACGAGGACATGAGTGGCTCGTGTAACGCGGTGACGTACGCTAATGATAACCAGGTGTACATCGCGGGGCGACCCTGCTACATCAACTACTCCACCAGCCAGAAGATCTCACGGCCTGGAGACTCAAGCGACGCGCCCAGCGTCAACAACATCCTGCTGTTCACTATCATGAACCCCATCTACCCGATCACCACG GATGTGCTGTACACCATCTGCAATAACTGCGGCCCAGTGCAGAGGATCGTGATCTTCAGGAAGAACGGAGTGCAGGCCATGGTTGA GTTTGACTCCGTCCAGAGTGCTCAAAGAGCTAAAGCATCTCTAAATGGAGCCGACATCTACTCTGGTTGCTGCACCCTCAAAATCGAGTATGCTAAG CCAACTCGTCTCAATGTGTTCAAGAATGACCAGGACACTTGGGACTACACTAATCCTGGTCTCAGTGGCCAAG ATGCTGATTCAGACGGCAATTGGAACAATTCTcaag ACCCCAATGCTAACCCAAACAAGCGCCAGAGGCAGCCAGCCCTGCTCGGGGACCACCCGCCAGAATATG GTGGACCTCAGAGTGGCTACGGTCACTATGATGACACATATGGCCCCCCTCCCCCTCATTATGAGGGACGACGCATGGGCCCACCTATGGGCCGGGGCCGTGGGGGTCCCCGCTATGGGGGTCCGCAGTACGGACACGGCCCTCCGCCAGAATATGCCTCTCAGGCAGACTCTCCTGTTATTATGGTGTACGGCCTCGACCCCTACAAGATCAACGCTGACCGGATCTTCAATATTTTTTGTCTCTATGGCAACGTAGAGAGG GTGAAGTTCATGAAGAGCAAACCCGGTGCTGCGATGGTGGAGATGGGAGACTGTTATGCGGTAGAGAGAGCCATCTCTCACCTCAACCACACCATGCTGTTCAACCAGAAACTCAACATCTG TGTGTCAAAGCAGCAGGCCATCATACCGGGCCAGTCATACCAGCTGGAGGACGGCAGCAGCAGCTTCAAGGATTTCCACGGCAGCCGGAACAACCGCTTCACCTCCCCGGAGCAGGCGGCCAAGAACCGCATCCAGCGGCCCAGCAACGTGCTGCACTTCTTCAACGGCCAGCCGGACAGCTCTACCGAGATTTTCAACCAG ATCTGTGACGAGCTTGGACTAAAGCCCCCCACCAACGTCAAGCTTTTCACGGGGAAGA GCGGGTCTGTAGGTGAGAGGAGTGCGTCTGGACTGTTGGAATGGGAGACGGTGAACGATGCTATGGAAGCTCTCTCGATGATGAACCACTACCAGATGAAAAACCCAA GTGGGCCGTACCCATACACCCTTAAACTGTGCTTCTccactgcacagaacgctaacTGA
- the hnrnpl gene encoding heterogeneous nuclear ribonucleoprotein L isoform X1: MPNKRQALVEYEDMSGSCNAVTYANDNQVYIAGRPCYINYSTSQKISRPGDSSDAPSVNNILLFTIMNPIYPITTDVLYTICNNCGPVQRIVIFRKNGVQAMVEFDSVQSAQRAKASLNGADIYSGCCTLKIEYAKPTRLNVFKNDQDTWDYTNPGLSGQDADSDGNWNNSQDPNANPNKRQRQPALLGDHPPEYGGPQSGYGHYDDTYGPPPPHYEGRRMGPPMGRGRGGPRYGGPQYGHGPPPEYASQADSPVIMVYGLDPYKINADRIFNIFCLYGNVERVKFMKSKPGAAMVEMGDCYAVERAISHLNHTMLFNQKLNICVSKQQAIIPGQSYQLEDGSSSFKDFHGSRNNRFTSPEQAAKNRIQRPSNVLHFFNGQPDSSTEIFNQICDELGLKPPTNVKLFTGKSGSVGERSASGLLEWETVNDAMEALSMMNHYQMKNPSGPYPYTLKLCFSTAQNAN; the protein is encoded by the exons ATGCCGAACAAGCGCCAGGCTCTGGTGGAGTACGAGGACATGAGTGGCTCGTGTAACGCGGTGACGTACGCTAATGATAACCAGGTGTACATCGCGGGGCGACCCTGCTACATCAACTACTCCACCAGCCAGAAGATCTCACGGCCTGGAGACTCAAGCGACGCGCCCAGCGTCAACAACATCCTGCTGTTCACTATCATGAACCCCATCTACCCGATCACCACG GATGTGCTGTACACCATCTGCAATAACTGCGGCCCAGTGCAGAGGATCGTGATCTTCAGGAAGAACGGAGTGCAGGCCATGGTTGA GTTTGACTCCGTCCAGAGTGCTCAAAGAGCTAAAGCATCTCTAAATGGAGCCGACATCTACTCTGGTTGCTGCACCCTCAAAATCGAGTATGCTAAG CCAACTCGTCTCAATGTGTTCAAGAATGACCAGGACACTTGGGACTACACTAATCCTGGTCTCAGTGGCCAAG ATGCTGATTCAGACGGCAATTGGAACAATTCTcaag ACCCCAATGCTAACCCAAACAAGCGCCAGAGGCAGCCAGCCCTGCTCGGGGACCACCCGCCAGAATATG GTGGACCTCAGAGTGGCTACGGTCACTATGATGACACATATGGCCCCCCTCCCCCTCATTATGAGGGACGACGCATGGGCCCACCTATGGGCCGGGGCCGTGGGGGTCCCCGCTATGGGGGTCCGCAGTACGGACACGGCCCTCCGCCAGAATATGCCTCTCAGGCAGACTCTCCTGTTATTATGGTGTACGGCCTCGACCCCTACAAGATCAACGCTGACCGGATCTTCAATATTTTTTGTCTCTATGGCAACGTAGAGAGG GTGAAGTTCATGAAGAGCAAACCCGGTGCTGCGATGGTGGAGATGGGAGACTGTTATGCGGTAGAGAGAGCCATCTCTCACCTCAACCACACCATGCTGTTCAACCAGAAACTCAACATCTG TGTGTCAAAGCAGCAGGCCATCATACCGGGCCAGTCATACCAGCTGGAGGACGGCAGCAGCAGCTTCAAGGATTTCCACGGCAGCCGGAACAACCGCTTCACCTCCCCGGAGCAGGCGGCCAAGAACCGCATCCAGCGGCCCAGCAACGTGCTGCACTTCTTCAACGGCCAGCCGGACAGCTCTACCGAGATTTTCAACCAG ATCTGTGACGAGCTTGGACTAAAGCCCCCCACCAACGTCAAGCTTTTCACGGGGAAGA GCGGGTCTGTAGGTGAGAGGAGTGCGTCTGGACTGTTGGAATGGGAGACGGTGAACGATGCTATGGAAGCTCTCTCGATGATGAACCACTACCAGATGAAAAACCCAA GTGGGCCGTACCCATACACCCTTAAACTGTGCTTCTccactgcacagaacgctaacTGA
- the hnrnpl gene encoding heterogeneous nuclear ribonucleoprotein L isoform X2: protein MPNKRQALVEYEDMSGSCNAVTYANDNQVYIAGRPCYINYSTSQKISRPGDSSDAPSVNNILLFTIMNPIYPITTDVLYTICNNCGPVQRIVIFRKNGVQAMVEFDSVQSAQRAKASLNGADIYSGCCTLKIEYAKPTRLNVFKNDQDTWDYTNPGLSGQDADSDGNWNNSQDPNANPNKRQRQPALLGDHPPEYGGPQSGYGHYDDTYGPPPPHYEGRRMGPPMGRGRGGPRYGGPQYGHGPPPEYASQADSPVIMVYGLDPYKINADRIFNIFCLYGNVERVKFMKSKPGAAMVEMGDCYAVERAISHLNHTMLFNQKLNICVSKQQAIIPGQSYQLEDGSSSFKDFHGSRNNRFTSPEQAAKNRIQRPSNVLHFFNGQPDSSTEIFNQICDELGLKPPTNVKLFTGKSERSASGLLEWETVNDAMEALSMMNHYQMKNPSGPYPYTLKLCFSTAQNAN, encoded by the exons ATGCCGAACAAGCGCCAGGCTCTGGTGGAGTACGAGGACATGAGTGGCTCGTGTAACGCGGTGACGTACGCTAATGATAACCAGGTGTACATCGCGGGGCGACCCTGCTACATCAACTACTCCACCAGCCAGAAGATCTCACGGCCTGGAGACTCAAGCGACGCGCCCAGCGTCAACAACATCCTGCTGTTCACTATCATGAACCCCATCTACCCGATCACCACG GATGTGCTGTACACCATCTGCAATAACTGCGGCCCAGTGCAGAGGATCGTGATCTTCAGGAAGAACGGAGTGCAGGCCATGGTTGA GTTTGACTCCGTCCAGAGTGCTCAAAGAGCTAAAGCATCTCTAAATGGAGCCGACATCTACTCTGGTTGCTGCACCCTCAAAATCGAGTATGCTAAG CCAACTCGTCTCAATGTGTTCAAGAATGACCAGGACACTTGGGACTACACTAATCCTGGTCTCAGTGGCCAAG ATGCTGATTCAGACGGCAATTGGAACAATTCTcaag ACCCCAATGCTAACCCAAACAAGCGCCAGAGGCAGCCAGCCCTGCTCGGGGACCACCCGCCAGAATATG GTGGACCTCAGAGTGGCTACGGTCACTATGATGACACATATGGCCCCCCTCCCCCTCATTATGAGGGACGACGCATGGGCCCACCTATGGGCCGGGGCCGTGGGGGTCCCCGCTATGGGGGTCCGCAGTACGGACACGGCCCTCCGCCAGAATATGCCTCTCAGGCAGACTCTCCTGTTATTATGGTGTACGGCCTCGACCCCTACAAGATCAACGCTGACCGGATCTTCAATATTTTTTGTCTCTATGGCAACGTAGAGAGG GTGAAGTTCATGAAGAGCAAACCCGGTGCTGCGATGGTGGAGATGGGAGACTGTTATGCGGTAGAGAGAGCCATCTCTCACCTCAACCACACCATGCTGTTCAACCAGAAACTCAACATCTG TGTGTCAAAGCAGCAGGCCATCATACCGGGCCAGTCATACCAGCTGGAGGACGGCAGCAGCAGCTTCAAGGATTTCCACGGCAGCCGGAACAACCGCTTCACCTCCCCGGAGCAGGCGGCCAAGAACCGCATCCAGCGGCCCAGCAACGTGCTGCACTTCTTCAACGGCCAGCCGGACAGCTCTACCGAGATTTTCAACCAG ATCTGTGACGAGCTTGGACTAAAGCCCCCCACCAACGTCAAGCTTTTCACGGGGAAGA GTGAGAGGAGTGCGTCTGGACTGTTGGAATGGGAGACGGTGAACGATGCTATGGAAGCTCTCTCGATGATGAACCACTACCAGATGAAAAACCCAA GTGGGCCGTACCCATACACCCTTAAACTGTGCTTCTccactgcacagaacgctaacTGA